In Megalopta genalis isolate 19385.01 chromosome 7, iyMegGena1_principal, whole genome shotgun sequence, a single window of DNA contains:
- the LOC117221724 gene encoding major facilitator superfamily domain-containing protein 12 isoform X2 codes for MDTGRISTTSNHNDLIQRLQLSVKLSYGIGHILNDVCASMWFTYLLVFFHLVLGFNAMLAGVILLIGQIADAIATPFIGFHSDSYDKFWFCKYGRRKTWHLIGTLCILLAFPFVFSPCIGCETSDKWAQLIYYAAFVVIFQFGWAAVQISHLSLVPELTPTECERTELIAIRYSFTVLSNIFVYCITWAVLHITNSNDSDSQIGPNDAKKFQEILFIVIGVGFLASMLFHIFVKERVISDSDEKLNTKLGRKISFCLGVMLGISACIWIRCGTGITYTNYQIYPVSLILGFAGSVMLVTSLGLIADFIGQNTDNGAFVYGVMSFTDKLSNGLAVIIIQYLDNWINSENYYRDILAYVCSASAIFGFAAILCIKSFSHSAAYNTLHSEQATENDNTSTEPRNLLQEHIT; via the exons ATGGACACAGGACGAATAAGTACAACCAGTAATCATAACGATCTAATTCAACGTTTACAACTTTCTGTAAAACTATCGTATGGCATAGGGCACATTTTAAATGATGTTTGTGCTTCTATGTGGTTCACATATTTGTTAGTATTCTTCCATTTGGTATTGGGATTCAATGCTATGCTGGCTGGAGTAATTTTACTCATTGGTCAAATAGCAGATGCCATAGCTACTCCGTTCATTGGATTTCATTCTGATAGTTACGATAAATTCTGGTTCTGTAAATATGGAAGGAGGAAAACATGGCATTTAATAG GAACCTTATGCATTTTACTTGCATTTCCTTTCGTATTTTCCCCATGCATCGGATGTGAGACAAGTGATAAATGGGCTCAATTAATTTATTATGCTGCATTTGTTGTAATCTTTCAATTTGGTTGGGCTGCAGTCCAAATATCTCATTTGTCGTTAGTCCCAGAACTTACACCTACCGAATGTGAAAGAACAGAACTCATAGCTATTag GTACAGTTTCACTGTTTTgtcaaatatttttgtttattgtATCACATGGGCAGTGTTACATATAACAAACAGTAATGATTCCGATTCTCAAATTGGCCCCAATGATGCAAAGAAATTTCAAGAAATTCTATTTATCGTTATTGGTGTAGGATTCCTGGCATCAATGTTGTTCCACATCTTCGTTAAGGAAAGAGTCATCAGTGACTCTGATG aaaaattaaacACAAAACTAGGCAGAAAAATTTCATTTTGCTTGGGTGTTATGTTGGGTATATCTGCTTGTATTTGGATTCGATGCGGCACAGGCATAACATACACAAATTATCAAATTTATCCAGTGTCTTTAATATTAG GATTTGCTGGTTCTGTCATGTTAGTGACTAGCCTCGGACTTATCGCTGACTTTATTGGGCAGAACACAGATAACGGCGCATTTGTATATGGTGTAATGAGTTTCACAGATAAACTATCCAATGGTTTAGCAGTAATAATCATTCAATACTT AGATAATTGGATCAACTCGGAAAATTACTATAGAGACATATTGGCATATGTGTGTAGTGCTTCTGCAATCTTTGGTTTTGCAGCAATTTTATGTATAAAATCGTTTTCTCATAGTGCAG CGTATAATACATTACATTCGGAACAAGCTACAGAAAACGATAACACATCAACAGAACCGAGAAATTTATTACAAGAGCATATCACATAG
- the LOC117221724 gene encoding major facilitator superfamily domain-containing protein 12 isoform X3, translated as MDTGRISTTSNHNDLIQRLQLSVKLSYGIGHILNDVCASMWFTYLLVFFHLVLGFNAMLAGVILLIGQIADAIATPFIGFHSDSYDKFWFCKYGRRKTWHLIGTLCILLAFPFVFSPCIGCETSDKWAQLIYYAAFVVIFQFGWAAVQISHLSLVPELTPTECERTELIAIRYSFTVLSNIFVYCITWAVLHITNSNDSDSQIGPNDAKKFQEILFIVIGVGFLASMLFHIFVKERVISDSDGVLHRNTRPVTILFKDARLYQVACVYICTRLFVNLLQIYMPLYLHKSLHMPATSLAIMPLIMFLSSFVMSLIIEKLNTKLGRKISFCLGVMLGISACIWIRCGTGITYTNYQIYPVSLILGFAGSVMLVTSLGLIADFIGQNTDNGAFVYGVMSFTDKLSNGLAR; from the exons ATGGACACAGGACGAATAAGTACAACCAGTAATCATAACGATCTAATTCAACGTTTACAACTTTCTGTAAAACTATCGTATGGCATAGGGCACATTTTAAATGATGTTTGTGCTTCTATGTGGTTCACATATTTGTTAGTATTCTTCCATTTGGTATTGGGATTCAATGCTATGCTGGCTGGAGTAATTTTACTCATTGGTCAAATAGCAGATGCCATAGCTACTCCGTTCATTGGATTTCATTCTGATAGTTACGATAAATTCTGGTTCTGTAAATATGGAAGGAGGAAAACATGGCATTTAATAG GAACCTTATGCATTTTACTTGCATTTCCTTTCGTATTTTCCCCATGCATCGGATGTGAGACAAGTGATAAATGGGCTCAATTAATTTATTATGCTGCATTTGTTGTAATCTTTCAATTTGGTTGGGCTGCAGTCCAAATATCTCATTTGTCGTTAGTCCCAGAACTTACACCTACCGAATGTGAAAGAACAGAACTCATAGCTATTag GTACAGTTTCACTGTTTTgtcaaatatttttgtttattgtATCACATGGGCAGTGTTACATATAACAAACAGTAATGATTCCGATTCTCAAATTGGCCCCAATGATGCAAAGAAATTTCAAGAAATTCTATTTATCGTTATTGGTGTAGGATTCCTGGCATCAATGTTGTTCCACATCTTCGTTAAGGAAAGAGTCATCAGTGACTCTGATG GAGTACTTCACAGAAATACGAGGcctgtaacaatattatttaaaGATGCACGTTTATATCAAGTGGCTTGCGTTTATATATGTACGCGTTTGTTTGtaaatttattacaaatttatatgccTTTGTATTTACACAAATCGTTACATATGCCAGCTACATCTTTGGCTATAATGCCCTTAATAATGTTTTTAAGTAGTTTTgtaatgtctttaattatagaaaaattaaacACAAAACTAGGCAGAAAAATTTCATTTTGCTTGGGTGTTATGTTGGGTATATCTGCTTGTATTTGGATTCGATGCGGCACAGGCATAACATACACAAATTATCAAATTTATCCAGTGTCTTTAATATTAG GATTTGCTGGTTCTGTCATGTTAGTGACTAGCCTCGGACTTATCGCTGACTTTATTGGGCAGAACACAGATAACGGCGCATTTGTATATGGTGTAATGAGTTTCACAGATAAACTATCCAATGGTTTAGCA AGATAA
- the rush gene encoding pleckstrin homology and FYVE domain containing family member rush hour isoform X1, translating into MVDRLVNSEANARRIAMVENCFGSSGQPLAVPGRVLVGEGVLTKMCRKKPKPRQFFLFNDILVYGNIVINKKKYNKQHIIPLEEVKLESLADDGQYRNGWLIKTLTKSFAVYAATATEKQEWMAHITKCIEDLLRKSGKKPVEIHAAVWVPDNEATICMHCNKTQFTVLNRRHHCRQCGAVVCGPCSNKKLLLPGQGNGKAVRVCLQCFDAASKVKASSPTTDSLNNKYQQRNSADSSGGDSSGDDDDGNKEENHDEPKFYSTLAR; encoded by the exons ATGGTTGACCGATTGG TAAATAGCGAAGCCAATGCCAGGCGTATTGCTATGGTCGAAAACTGCTTTGGCAGTTCTGGCCAG cCACTTGCAGTACCTGGAAGAGTTTTGGTTGGCGAAGGAGTCTTAACTAAAATGTGTAGAAAGAAACCAAAACCAAGACAATTCTTTCTATTCAATGATATATTGGTTTATGGAAACATTGTAATCAACAAAAAGAAG TATAACAAACAACATATTATACCGCTCGAAGAAGTAAAACTGGAATCTTTGGCCGATGATGGTC AATATCGTAATGGTTGGCTTATAAAGACATTAACAAAATCATTCGCTGTTTATGCTGCCACTGCAACAGAAAAACAAGAATGGATGGCTCATATTACAAAGTGCATCGAAGATTTATTAAGAAAGA GTGGTAAGAAACCAGTTGAAATTCATGCAGCTGTTTGGGTACCAGATAATGAAGCCACAATCTGcatgcattgcaataaaacacAGTTTACAGTTTTAAATAGACGG CATCATTGTAGACAGTGTGGAGCTGTAGTATGTGGACCTTGCAGCAATAAAAAATTGTTGCTGCCAGGACAAGGAAATGGAAAAGCAGTTAGAGTTTGTTTACAATGCTTTGATGCAGCTAGTAAAGTAAAAGCCTCTTCACCGACTACTGATAGCCTGAATAACAAATATCAGCAGCGTAATTCTGCTGATAGTTCAGGAGGAGACAGCTCTGGTGACGATGATGATGggaataaagaagaaaatcatGATGAG CCTAAATTTTACTCTACACTTGCTCGATGA
- the LOC117221730 gene encoding uncharacterized protein LOC117221730, with amino-acid sequence MASTSKKQTAITLKKKGPPKLDLTIEQKSDIKEAFDLFDPDGTGRIATKELKVAIRALGFEPKKEEMKKLIADVDPDGLGTLSFEEFLKLMSTKMLEKDTKNEVLKAFRLFDDDNTGKITFKNLKRVARELGENLTDEELQEMIDEADKDGDGEISQEEFLRIMKKTSLY; translated from the exons ATG gCATCTACGTCTAAGAAGCAAACTGCCATTACTCTTAAGAAAAAGGGGCCACCAAAGTTAGATTTGACAATAGAACAGAAGAGCGatataaaagaagcatttgATTTATTTGATCCAGATGGGACTGGAAGAATTGCTACTAAAGAACTTAAAGTAGCCATTAGAGCTCTCGGATTTGAGCCtaaaaaggaagaaatgaaaaaactaATAGCTGATGTTGATCCTGATGGTCTTGGTACCTTATCGTTTGAAGAATTTTTGAAATTAATGTCTACAAAAATGTTAGAAAAAGATACGAAAAATGAAGTTTTGAAAGCATTCCGATTATTCGATGATGATAATACAGGAAAAATAACATTTAAGAATTTAAAAAGAGTCGCTCGTGAATTAGGTGAAAATCTTACAGATGAAGAATTACAAGAAATGATAGACGAAGCAGATAAAGATGGTGATGGAGAAATTTCTCAAGAAGAATTCCTACGTATCATGAAAAAAACAAGTTTATATTAA
- the LOC117221729 gene encoding exosome complex component RRP43, with translation MDTPYKTIHPVKYLQDHLAQDVRPDGRQFLSFRPMSINISSITHADSSSIFKIGNTTVVCGIKAELAIPKTESPDCGYIVPNIELSPLCSPKFRPGPPSDQAQIISKTIETILKNSEAIDLKDLCICKGKLVWVVYCDLLCINYDGSVIDASIGALTGALNTLRLPETKYNAATGNISVHPMNKIQFPVKSLPVSVTFAIFDNQLLIADPTDEEESLCLGRLTIVMDEERICCVHKSGGIPISYDLFLKSLTKSKKRTELVRSLIKTAISSIKEEKLKDHSV, from the exons ATGGATACTCCATATAA gACTATTCACCCTGTAAAATATCTACAGGACCATTTG GCACAAGATGTACGTCCCGATGGTAGACAATTTCTATCATTTCGTCCAATGAGTATAAATATTTCATCAATTACTCATGCTGATAGTTCTTCGATATTTAAAATTGGTAATACAACAGTTGTTTGTGGTATTAAAGCT GAATTAGCAATACCTAAAACAGAATCTCCTGATTGTGGATATATTGTACCAAACATTGAATTGTCTCCACTATGTTCACCAAAATTTCGACCTGGTCCACCAAGCGATCAAGCACAAATTATTTCAAAAACAATAGAAACTATTCTAAAGAATTCAGAAGCTATAGATTTAAAAGATCTATGTATTTGCAAAGGCAAATTAGTATGGGTAGTATATTGTGATCTATTATGTATTAATTACGATGGTTCTGTAATTGATGCTAGTATTGGCGCATTAACCGGAGCACTAAACACTT TGAGACTACCTGAGACAAAATACAATGCGGCAACAGGAAATATTTCTGTACACCCCATGAATAAGATACAGTTTCCAGTTAAATCTTTGCCAGTTtctgtaacatttgccataTTTGATAA TCAATTACTAATTGCTGATCCTACTGATGAAGAGGAAAGTTTATGTTTAGGAAGATTAACAATAGTAATGGACGAAGAAAGAATTTGTTGTGTACATAAATCTG GTGGAATCCCTATTTCATacgatttatttttaaagagtTTAACAAAATCCAAGAAAAGAACGGAATTGGTAAGATCATTAATTAAAACTGCTATATCATCGATAAAAGAAGAAAAACTGAAAGATCACAGTGTATGA
- the LOC117221724 gene encoding major facilitator superfamily domain-containing protein 12 isoform X1 codes for MDTGRISTTSNHNDLIQRLQLSVKLSYGIGHILNDVCASMWFTYLLVFFHLVLGFNAMLAGVILLIGQIADAIATPFIGFHSDSYDKFWFCKYGRRKTWHLIGTLCILLAFPFVFSPCIGCETSDKWAQLIYYAAFVVIFQFGWAAVQISHLSLVPELTPTECERTELIAIRYSFTVLSNIFVYCITWAVLHITNSNDSDSQIGPNDAKKFQEILFIVIGVGFLASMLFHIFVKERVISDSDGVLHRNTRPVTILFKDARLYQVACVYICTRLFVNLLQIYMPLYLHKSLHMPATSLAIMPLIMFLSSFVMSLIIEKLNTKLGRKISFCLGVMLGISACIWIRCGTGITYTNYQIYPVSLILGFAGSVMLVTSLGLIADFIGQNTDNGAFVYGVMSFTDKLSNGLAVIIIQYLDNWINSENYYRDILAYVCSASAIFGFAAILCIKSFSHSAAYNTLHSEQATENDNTSTEPRNLLQEHIT; via the exons ATGGACACAGGACGAATAAGTACAACCAGTAATCATAACGATCTAATTCAACGTTTACAACTTTCTGTAAAACTATCGTATGGCATAGGGCACATTTTAAATGATGTTTGTGCTTCTATGTGGTTCACATATTTGTTAGTATTCTTCCATTTGGTATTGGGATTCAATGCTATGCTGGCTGGAGTAATTTTACTCATTGGTCAAATAGCAGATGCCATAGCTACTCCGTTCATTGGATTTCATTCTGATAGTTACGATAAATTCTGGTTCTGTAAATATGGAAGGAGGAAAACATGGCATTTAATAG GAACCTTATGCATTTTACTTGCATTTCCTTTCGTATTTTCCCCATGCATCGGATGTGAGACAAGTGATAAATGGGCTCAATTAATTTATTATGCTGCATTTGTTGTAATCTTTCAATTTGGTTGGGCTGCAGTCCAAATATCTCATTTGTCGTTAGTCCCAGAACTTACACCTACCGAATGTGAAAGAACAGAACTCATAGCTATTag GTACAGTTTCACTGTTTTgtcaaatatttttgtttattgtATCACATGGGCAGTGTTACATATAACAAACAGTAATGATTCCGATTCTCAAATTGGCCCCAATGATGCAAAGAAATTTCAAGAAATTCTATTTATCGTTATTGGTGTAGGATTCCTGGCATCAATGTTGTTCCACATCTTCGTTAAGGAAAGAGTCATCAGTGACTCTGATG GAGTACTTCACAGAAATACGAGGcctgtaacaatattatttaaaGATGCACGTTTATATCAAGTGGCTTGCGTTTATATATGTACGCGTTTGTTTGtaaatttattacaaatttatatgccTTTGTATTTACACAAATCGTTACATATGCCAGCTACATCTTTGGCTATAATGCCCTTAATAATGTTTTTAAGTAGTTTTgtaatgtctttaattatagaaaaattaaacACAAAACTAGGCAGAAAAATTTCATTTTGCTTGGGTGTTATGTTGGGTATATCTGCTTGTATTTGGATTCGATGCGGCACAGGCATAACATACACAAATTATCAAATTTATCCAGTGTCTTTAATATTAG GATTTGCTGGTTCTGTCATGTTAGTGACTAGCCTCGGACTTATCGCTGACTTTATTGGGCAGAACACAGATAACGGCGCATTTGTATATGGTGTAATGAGTTTCACAGATAAACTATCCAATGGTTTAGCAGTAATAATCATTCAATACTT AGATAATTGGATCAACTCGGAAAATTACTATAGAGACATATTGGCATATGTGTGTAGTGCTTCTGCAATCTTTGGTTTTGCAGCAATTTTATGTATAAAATCGTTTTCTCATAGTGCAG CGTATAATACATTACATTCGGAACAAGCTACAGAAAACGATAACACATCAACAGAACCGAGAAATTTATTACAAGAGCATATCACATAG
- the RNASEK gene encoding ribonuclease kappa, translating to MKICGPKYALCGLILSTWGIFQLFLMGIFFYVKSVALVEDLPLEGTFEDSDHFYREADRSYTQNAYNCWIAACIYVLTFLFSGHQFYINSRSSLSV from the exons ATGAAGATATGTGGACCCAAGTATGCCCTATGTGGTTTGATATTATCTACCTGGGGTATATTTCAGTTA TTCCTGATGGGAATATTCTTTTATGTTAAAAGCGTGGCTTTAGTAGAAGATCTTCCATTGGAGGGTACATTTGAGGACTCTGATCACTTTTACCGTGAAGCAGACAGGAGCTACACACAGAATGCATACAATTGTTGGATTGCAGCATGTATTTATGTTCTCACATTCCTGTTTTCAGGACatcaattttatataaattcaaGATCATCTCTTAGCGTTTGA
- the rush gene encoding pleckstrin homology and FYVE domain containing family member rush hour isoform X2, producing MVDRLVNSEANARRIAMVENCFGSSGQPLAVPGRVLVGEGVLTKMCRKKPKPRQFFLFNDILVYGNIVINKKKYNKQHIIPLEEVKLESLADDGQKQEWMAHITKCIEDLLRKSGKKPVEIHAAVWVPDNEATICMHCNKTQFTVLNRRHHCRQCGAVVCGPCSNKKLLLPGQGNGKAVRVCLQCFDAASKVKASSPTTDSLNNKYQQRNSADSSGGDSSGDDDDGNKEENHDEPKFYSTLAR from the exons ATGGTTGACCGATTGG TAAATAGCGAAGCCAATGCCAGGCGTATTGCTATGGTCGAAAACTGCTTTGGCAGTTCTGGCCAG cCACTTGCAGTACCTGGAAGAGTTTTGGTTGGCGAAGGAGTCTTAACTAAAATGTGTAGAAAGAAACCAAAACCAAGACAATTCTTTCTATTCAATGATATATTGGTTTATGGAAACATTGTAATCAACAAAAAGAAG TATAACAAACAACATATTATACCGCTCGAAGAAGTAAAACTGGAATCTTTGGCCGATGATGGTC AAAAACAAGAATGGATGGCTCATATTACAAAGTGCATCGAAGATTTATTAAGAAAGA GTGGTAAGAAACCAGTTGAAATTCATGCAGCTGTTTGGGTACCAGATAATGAAGCCACAATCTGcatgcattgcaataaaacacAGTTTACAGTTTTAAATAGACGG CATCATTGTAGACAGTGTGGAGCTGTAGTATGTGGACCTTGCAGCAATAAAAAATTGTTGCTGCCAGGACAAGGAAATGGAAAAGCAGTTAGAGTTTGTTTACAATGCTTTGATGCAGCTAGTAAAGTAAAAGCCTCTTCACCGACTACTGATAGCCTGAATAACAAATATCAGCAGCGTAATTCTGCTGATAGTTCAGGAGGAGACAGCTCTGGTGACGATGATGATGggaataaagaagaaaatcatGATGAG CCTAAATTTTACTCTACACTTGCTCGATGA